One stretch of Diabrotica undecimpunctata isolate CICGRU chromosome 5, icDiaUnde3, whole genome shotgun sequence DNA includes these proteins:
- the LOC140440791 gene encoding dual specificity protein phosphatase 23-like yields MILEDQLRLKLLEVTNAEDYRLMLRNEEDALYPPWFFTWVDKKLTAFAWPQTRGNLEYLWQIGMRHIITLCPEKIPNINESKFSWTYIPIEECTAPSIDQIFKFIRTIQMCRKHELPVGIHDRMGLGRTGVMVSIYLMYFYRMTADQAIKNLRYHRPGSLDSVVQEECVLNYQPNAKEANDNRIKRMMKNSNHFLSLLQGEDRQGIWGLPKAEYSINK; encoded by the exons gcTGATGTTACGAAATGAAGAAGATGCTTTGTATCCACCTTGGTTCTTTACATGGGTCGACAAGAAACTAACTGCCTTTGCGTGGCCTCAGACGAGGGGAAATTTGGAGTATCTTTGGCAAATAG GAATGCGACATATTATTACATTGTGTCCTGAAAAAATTCCAAACATAAATGAATCAAAATTTAGTTGGACTTATATACCAATTGAAGAATGTACAGCACCTAGTATTGAccaaatttttaagtttatcaGAACCATCCAGATGTGTAGAAAACACGAACTG CCGGTTGGAATTCACGATAGGATGGGATTAGGCCGTACCGGTGTGATGGTGTCTATATACCTAATGTACTTCTACAGAATGACTGCAGATCAAGCTATAAAGAATCTAAGGTATCATCGACCAGGATCTCTTGATAGTGTGGTTCAAGAAGAATGTGTCCTTAATTACCAACCAAATGCAAAAGAAGCTAACGATAATAGAATAAAAAGAATGATGAAAAATAGTAACCATTTTTTAAGTCTTTTGCAAGGGGAAGATAGGCAAGGTATATGGGGACTACCAAAAGCAGaatattcaataaataaataa